The following proteins are encoded in a genomic region of Phalacrocorax carbo chromosome 2, bPhaCar2.1, whole genome shotgun sequence:
- the FAM210A gene encoding protein FAM210A, translating to MQRSLLHAASQLAHGTCLVFPRASIFQCLKGQSVLSNVGCKVIMALDSPKRCLHAGAARFAAKKSAFSSQPADAPHKVPEERNPLASATDTPKQSPVESGSSDPDPLQDKSISLVRRFKKTFKQYGKVMIPVHLLTSTVWFGSFYYAAMKGVNVVPFLELIGLPDSIISILKNSQSGNALTAYALYKIATPARYTVTLGGTSITVKYLRKSGYMSTPPPVKEYLQDRMEETKDKITEKMEETKDKITEKMEETKDKITEKIQETKDKVSFKKIKD from the exons ATGCAGCGGAGTCTACTACACGCTGCGTCTCAGCTGGCACATGGGACATGTTTGGTTTTTCCTCGCGCTAGTatctttcagtgcttaaaaGGACAATCAGTATTGTCTAATGTTGGATGCAAAGTGATTATGGCACTGGACTCCCCTAAACGATGTCTTCATGCAGGTGCTGCACGCTTTGCTGCAAAGAAAAGTGCTTTTTCATCACAGCCAGCAGACGCTCCTCACAAAGTACCAGAAGAGAGAAATCCTTTGGCTTCAGCCACTGATACCCCCAAGCAGAGCCCTGTAGAGTCAGGTTCTTCAGATCCTGATCCATTACAAGACAAATCAATTAGTCTCGTTCGGAGAttcaaaaaaacttttaaacagTATGGAAAAGTCATGATTCCAGTGCATCTTCTGACTTCCACTGTATGGTTTGGATCCTTTTACTATGCAGCCATGAA aGGAGTAAATGTTGTTCCATTCCTAGAGTTGATTGGCTTACCGGACAGCATAATAAGCATCCTGAAAAATTCCCAGAGTGGAAATGCACTAACTGCATATGCATTGTATAAA ATTGCAACTCCTGCCAGATACACTGTAACTTTGGGAGGAACGTCCATCACTGTTAAATATCTACGTAAGAGTGGCTACATGTCCACACCGCCGCCAGTAAAGGAATATCTACAAGATAGAATGGAGGAAACAAAGGATAAaattacagagaagatggaggaaACAAAGGATAAaattacagagaagatggaggaaACAAAGGATAAAATTACAGAGAAGATACAAGAAACCAAAGAtaaagtttcatttaaaaaaataaaggactaG